The Desulfovibrio piger DNA segment CAGCGTGGGCGTCTCGCCCCTGCACTTCGGCATCATCATGGTGGTCAACCTGGCCATCGGCTTCCTGACCCCGCCGGTGGGCGTCAACCTCTTCGTGGCGTCGGGCGTGGCCCAGGCCAAGATCGAAAAGATCGCCGTGGCCGTGCTGCCCATGATCGCCCTGATGCTCATCGTCCTGGCCATCATCACCTACTGCCCGTCCGTGCCGCTGATGCTGGTGCATTAACGGTACCCGCGAGATATACCGCCCGCGGCAGCCTTCTGCCGCGGGCCCCATCCAAGGAGTTCTCTCATGAAAGTCATCGACTTCCGCTTCCGGCCCAACACGCCGGAGATCATCAACGGCATCAAGAACAGCACCATGTTCAAGGCTGCCTGTGAAGTCATCGGCTTCGACCAGCGCAAGCCCCAGCCCCTGGACGAGATCGTGGCCGACCTCGACGCCATGGGCGTGGAACTGGGCGTGATCACCGGCCGCGACGCCGAGACCACCTACGGCTTCCCGGCCAACAACAACAGCGTGCTCGAATTCTGCCGCGCCTATCCCAACAAGTTCGTGGGCCTCTGGGGCATCGACCCTCACAAGAAGATGGCCGCCGTGCGCGAGATCGAGAAGGTCGTCAAGGAATACGGCATGAAGGGTATCGCCATCGACCCCTATCTGGCCCACATGCCCGCCAGTGACGCCCGCTTCTACCCCCTGTACACCAAGTGCTGCGAGCTGGATGTGCCCGTCTTCATCACCATGGCTCCTCCGCCGTGCGTGCCCGGCGCCATCCTGGAATACGCCGACCCCCGCGACGTGGACAAGGTCGCCCGCGACTTCCCCGAACTGACCCTGATTATGAGCCACGGCGGCTATCCCTTCGTGGATGCGGCCATCTACACCTGCCAGCGCAACGCCAATGTCTACATGGACATCTCCGAATACGAGCGCTCTCCCCAGGTCGAGACCTATGTGAAGGCCATGTGCACCACCATCAGCGACAAGGTGCTCTTTGCCAGCGCCCACCCCTTCATCGAGCTGCGTGACGCTCTGGACGCCTATGCCGCCTTCCCCTTCACCGACGAAGTGCGCAACAAGATCATGTACGAAAACGCCCGCAAGGTCCTGAAACTGGCCTAAATGGCATGTGTCCGCCTCGTGCGGGCACGCTTCACAACTGCGGAGGAACCCCGTGTTCCTCCGCTTTTTTTTGGCCTTTTGAGCTTGTGATTTTTCTCCCTGCAGCCCGCACTCTCCAAATGATGCATATTTGCATCATTTAAAATATCCTTTTATGCCAAATAGTTAAAAAGCGTCGTATTTTTGCATCTCAACTAACGATTCTGGTTAGCATTTTGTGATGACTTTTGGCATTTTTTCTATATATCAATTTGATTTATTTGATAAAAATATGAAAATTTCATTTTCTTGCATTTTTGCGACCCCAACGGGGGGATGCAAAAATGCATCTCTTTTTTTGCAAATTGTTACAACTTCCTCATAAAATCCACGACGGATTCTCATAATTCACTGAATAATCAAGGAATTATTTTGGCACGCCTCCTGCAAGGGAAAGAAATCACATGGGGCTGCGCTCCACAGCATGGCTGATGCTGGCAGTCCTCCAAGTTCGTATCAAAAACCCCTTCTTCCCGAAGGATCGCATGGAGACAGATATGAAAGTTATCGACTTCCGCTTCCGGCCCAACACGCCGGAGATCATCAACGGCATCAAGAACAGCACCATGTTCAAGGCTGCCTGTGAAGTCATCGGCTTCGACCAGCGCAAGCCCCAGCCCCTGGACGAGATCGTGGCCGACCTCGACGCCATGGGCGTGGAACTGGGCGTGATCACCGGCCGCGACGCCGAGACCACCTACGGCTTCCCGGCCAACAACAACAGCGTGCTCGAATTCTGCCGCGCCTATCCCAACAAGTTCGTGGGCCTCTGGGGCATCGACCCTCACAAGAAGATGGCCGCCGTGCGCGAGATCGAGAAGGTCGTCAAGGAATACGGCATGAAGGGTATCGCCATCGACCCCTATCTGGCCCACATGCCCGCCAGTGACGCCCGCTTCTACCCCCTGTACACCAAGTGCTGCGAGCTGGATGTGCCCGTCTTCATCACCATGGCTCCTCCGCCGTGCGTGCCCGGCGCCATCCTGGAATACGCCGACCCCCGCGACGTGGACAAGGTCGCCCGTGACTTCCCCGAACTGACCCTGATCATGAGCCACGGCGGCTATCCCTTCGTGGATGCGGCCATCTACACCTGCCAGCGCAACGCCAATGTCTACATGGACATCTCCGAATACGAGCGCTCTCCCCAGGTCGAGACCTATGTGAAGGCCATGTGCACCACCATCAGCGACAAGGTGCTCTTTGCCAGCGCCCACCCCTTCATCGAGCTGCGTGACGCTCTGGACGCCTATGCCGCCTTCCCCTTCACCGACGAAGTGCGCAACAAGATCATGTACGAAAACGCCCGCAAGGTCCTGAAACTGGCCTAGCAGCACCCCCAAGGAGCAACGAGAATGAGCGATACTCCCAACAACGGACACTGCCAGCAGAACCTGCGCCGCGTGGTCATTTCCTCCCTCATCGGCGCGGTCATCGAATGGTATGACTTTTTCCTGTACGGTGTCGTGGCCGGCATCGTCTTCAACAAGATCTACTTCCCTGACTTCGACCCGACGGTGGGTACGGTCCTGGCCTTTGCCACCTTTGCCGTGGGTTTCGTGGCCCGTCCGCTTGGGGGTATCGTCTTCGGCCACTTCGGTGACAAGCTGGGCCGCAAGAAGATGCTGGTCCTGACCCTGGAGATCATGGGCGTGGCCACGGTGGGCATCGGTCTGGTGCCTTCCTATGAAAGCATCGGCATCCTGGCTCCCATCCTGCTGGTCCTCTGCCGTCTGGCCCAGGGCATCGGCATCGGTGGCGAATGGGGCGGCGCCGTGCTCATGGCCTTCGAATCCGCGCCGCCTCACAAGCGCGCCTTCTACGGCAGCCTGCCCCAGGTGGGCCTGGCCCTCGGCCTGATGCTGGCCTCCGGCGTCATCGGTCTGCTGTCCTTCTTCCTCAGCGACGAAGCCTTCCTGGCCTGGGGCTGGCGTGTGGCCTTCATCCTCAGCGCCATCCTGGTGGGCGTGGGTGCCTACATCCGTATCTCCGTGCAGGAGACCCAGGACTTCTCCTCCGCCAAGAAGAAGACCGAACAGGTCAAGTACCCCATCCTGGCCGCCTTCAAGCACTATCCCCGCACCCTGACGGCCTGCGTGGGCGCCCGCTTCGTGGAAGGCATCGCCTTCAACGTGTTCGGCGTGTTCTCCCTGACCTATCTGACCAACTCCTGCGGCCTGGACAAGACCGTGAGCCTGTTCGTCATCGTGGGCGCCGCTGCGGTCATGGCCGTGGCCATCCCCTTCTGGGGCATGCGTGCCGACACCTGGGGCCGCGCCCGCATCTTCGGCATCGCCGCCATCCTGCTGGGCATCACGGCCTACCCCACCTTCTGGGTGCTGCACAACTTCAGCCATAACGTGCTGCTGGTCTTCCTGGCCATCTCCCTGCCCTTCGGCATCATCTACGGTGCGGCGTACGCCACCATGTCCAGCCTGTTCTCGGGCAGCTTCGAACCCACGGTGCGTTACTCCGCCGTGTCCTTCATCTACCAGTTCTCCGGGATCTTCGCTTCGGGCCTGACCCCCATGATCGCCACCATGCTGGTCAGCAGCAATGACGGCCAGCCCTGGTACCTTTGCGGTTACCTGCTGGTCGCGGCGGTCATCAGCAGCCTGAGCACCATCTGGATCACCCGACTCCAGGGCAAGGAAGAATTGCCGCACGAGCCGGAAACCTCCGCCCGGTAGTCCGTCTGCCTTCCTGCCTCCCTCGCTTCTTCATCAGGGGGCAGACGGAGACAGCGCCCGGACCACACCCCGGGCATCGGACACCTAAAGGGGGGACAGCCTGACAGGCTGTCCCCCCTTTTCTTTTGCAGCACGTGCCGCATCCGACCGAAAACGTCCCCTCCGCACCCGCGCACCCTGCCCGGACACAGGCGTGCCGGCAGCGGGACATCCCGCCCGGACGGCATCAAAAATCAAGACTGAACTGCATACCGAGCCCCACGGAAGGATCGTTCTCCTCGGGCCGGGACTTCTTGCCCCCTTCGTTGTGCTCGTC contains these protein-coding regions:
- a CDS encoding amidohydrolase family protein, with translation MKVIDFRFRPNTPEIINGIKNSTMFKAACEVIGFDQRKPQPLDEIVADLDAMGVELGVITGRDAETTYGFPANNNSVLEFCRAYPNKFVGLWGIDPHKKMAAVREIEKVVKEYGMKGIAIDPYLAHMPASDARFYPLYTKCCELDVPVFITMAPPPCVPGAILEYADPRDVDKVARDFPELTLIMSHGGYPFVDAAIYTCQRNANVYMDISEYERSPQVETYVKAMCTTISDKVLFASAHPFIELRDALDAYAAFPFTDEVRNKIMYENARKVLKLA
- a CDS encoding amidohydrolase family protein, with translation MKVIDFRFRPNTPEIINGIKNSTMFKAACEVIGFDQRKPQPLDEIVADLDAMGVELGVITGRDAETTYGFPANNNSVLEFCRAYPNKFVGLWGIDPHKKMAAVREIEKVVKEYGMKGIAIDPYLAHMPASDARFYPLYTKCCELDVPVFITMAPPPCVPGAILEYADPRDVDKVARDFPELTLIMSHGGYPFVDAAIYTCQRNANVYMDISEYERSPQVETYVKAMCTTISDKVLFASAHPFIELRDALDAYAAFPFTDEVRNKIMYENARKVLKLA
- a CDS encoding MFS transporter; amino-acid sequence: MSDTPNNGHCQQNLRRVVISSLIGAVIEWYDFFLYGVVAGIVFNKIYFPDFDPTVGTVLAFATFAVGFVARPLGGIVFGHFGDKLGRKKMLVLTLEIMGVATVGIGLVPSYESIGILAPILLVLCRLAQGIGIGGEWGGAVLMAFESAPPHKRAFYGSLPQVGLALGLMLASGVIGLLSFFLSDEAFLAWGWRVAFILSAILVGVGAYIRISVQETQDFSSAKKKTEQVKYPILAAFKHYPRTLTACVGARFVEGIAFNVFGVFSLTYLTNSCGLDKTVSLFVIVGAAAVMAVAIPFWGMRADTWGRARIFGIAAILLGITAYPTFWVLHNFSHNVLLVFLAISLPFGIIYGAAYATMSSLFSGSFEPTVRYSAVSFIYQFSGIFASGLTPMIATMLVSSNDGQPWYLCGYLLVAAVISSLSTIWITRLQGKEELPHEPETSAR